The following proteins are co-located in the Trichormus variabilis 0441 genome:
- a CDS encoding SpoIID/LytB domain-containing protein, protein MRQNHQFIKQLPPAERQSTEGKNLISVKHPFWRFSYTVLMTFCLLGLTGASATEDKLKDLELKIGIVQRFGEESTAKLQLEPTTGDRLKLKFAEGNKERVLLTEKPVQLETVMQALPKPTIAEVVVLGTYRTYETAEYSAENWRKQGIEVEIAQPDRWQVWAKRDVYNTPLLRRLLFKNVKAASNDLAYIDTKVLPKVPKISWTVNGTRYTPNYVEVSTVKNLIRLKKGEKLNTSRLYSGQINFQPNAYGTYTLVNEVSLETYLRGVVPHEIGTNAPTAAVEAQAILARTYALRNLRRFAIDNYQLCANTHCQVYYGLGGTDKTTDKAIAATRGMVLTYNNELIDALYSSTTGGITASFSDVWNGEDRPYLRPVVDAPSSIWDFSKQNLKDERNFQRFITLQQGFNESSWDVFRWYKETPVNEIVKDLQKFLRAKNSPYAKFQTIEAMAITNRSESGRILELAVKTDIGIFTLHKDEVRSAFAAPRSTLFYIVPLNKGKEELWGYAFIGGGLGHGVGLSQTGAQTLAKLGWSNSKILQFYYPGTQLQSLNEEIKF, encoded by the coding sequence ATGCGACAAAACCACCAGTTTATAAAGCAATTGCCACCAGCCGAGCGCCAAAGCACAGAGGGGAAAAATCTGATATCAGTGAAACATCCGTTCTGGCGTTTTTCTTACACAGTACTGATGACATTCTGTTTATTGGGATTGACAGGCGCATCGGCGACTGAAGATAAACTTAAGGATTTAGAACTGAAAATTGGGATTGTACAGCGATTTGGGGAGGAGTCTACAGCTAAACTGCAATTGGAACCGACAACAGGCGATCGCTTAAAACTCAAGTTTGCCGAAGGTAACAAAGAGCGAGTTCTCCTGACGGAAAAACCTGTCCAGTTAGAAACAGTGATGCAAGCTTTGCCCAAACCAACAATTGCAGAGGTTGTGGTTTTAGGTACATATCGCACCTACGAAACGGCGGAATACAGTGCTGAAAATTGGCGTAAGCAAGGAATAGAGGTAGAAATAGCCCAGCCGGATCGTTGGCAAGTTTGGGCAAAACGGGATGTTTACAATACCCCCTTACTACGCCGCTTGTTATTCAAGAACGTAAAAGCCGCAAGTAATGATTTGGCTTACATTGACACAAAAGTTTTGCCGAAAGTACCGAAAATAAGTTGGACTGTGAATGGTACACGCTACACCCCAAATTATGTAGAGGTTAGCACAGTTAAAAACTTAATTCGGTTGAAAAAAGGCGAAAAATTGAACACTTCTCGACTTTATTCTGGGCAAATTAATTTTCAGCCGAATGCTTATGGTACTTACACGCTAGTAAATGAAGTATCATTAGAGACTTATTTGCGTGGTGTTGTACCCCACGAAATTGGCACTAATGCACCAACTGCTGCTGTTGAAGCACAAGCAATTTTAGCTCGGACTTATGCTCTAAGAAATTTGCGTAGATTCGCTATAGACAACTATCAACTATGTGCTAATACTCACTGCCAAGTTTATTATGGGCTGGGTGGTACAGATAAGACAACAGACAAAGCGATCGCCGCCACCAGAGGTATGGTACTAACCTATAACAATGAGCTAATAGATGCTCTTTATTCTTCTACCACTGGCGGAATTACTGCCTCTTTCAGTGATGTTTGGAACGGAGAGGATCGGCCTTACTTACGGCCAGTAGTAGATGCACCTAGTAGTATTTGGGATTTCTCCAAACAAAATTTAAAAGATGAAAGGAATTTTCAGAGGTTTATTACCTTGCAACAAGGATTTAACGAAAGTAGCTGGGATGTGTTTCGATGGTATAAAGAAACACCTGTCAATGAAATAGTCAAAGACTTACAGAAGTTTCTCCGGGCAAAAAATAGCCCTTATGCTAAATTCCAGACCATCGAGGCAATGGCCATAACCAATCGCAGTGAAAGCGGAAGGATACTGGAACTAGCAGTAAAGACGGATATCGGCATTTTTACCCTACACAAAGATGAAGTGCGTAGTGCCTTTGCTGCGCCAAGAAGCACGCTTTTTTACATAGTACCTCTCAACAAAGGCAAAGAAGAGTTGTGGGGATACGCTTTTATTGGTGGTGGTTTAGGACATGGAGTGGGCTTAAGTCAAACTGGCGCTCAAACTTTAGCTAAACTAGGTTGGTCTAACAGCAAAATTCTCCAATTTTATTATCCTGGTACACAACTTCAAAGCCTGAATGAAGAAATCAAATTTTAA
- a CDS encoding ParB N-terminal domain-containing protein → MVRVQEIPLNQIRRPLPRGNDPYKVQALMESIAAIGQQEPIDVLEVDGQYYGFSGCHRYEACQRLGKETILARVRKAPRSVLKMHLA, encoded by the coding sequence ATGGTTAGGGTACAAGAAATTCCATTAAATCAAATTCGGCGGCCATTGCCCCGTGGCAACGATCCCTATAAAGTACAAGCCCTAATGGAATCGATTGCGGCAATTGGACAACAAGAACCCATCGACGTTTTAGAAGTAGATGGACAATATTATGGCTTTTCTGGTTGCCATAGATATGAAGCCTGCCAACGTTTAGGTAAAGAAACCATTTTAGCTAGAGTTCGCAAAGCTCCACGTAGTGTTTTGAAGATGCACTTAGCGTAG
- a CDS encoding Dps family protein codes for MASQGTINNVNIGIDEANRAKIAEGLSRLLADTYTLYLKTHNFHWNVTGPMFQTLHLMFETQYTELALAVDLVAERIRALGYPAPGTYSEYAKLSSIPETSGVPKAKEMIRLLVEGQEAVVRTARSIFPVVDEVNDEPTADLLTQRMQVHEKTAWMLRSLLEE; via the coding sequence ATGGCATCTCAAGGAACAATTAACAATGTAAATATCGGCATTGACGAAGCCAACCGGGCTAAAATCGCCGAAGGGTTATCTCGTCTGTTAGCTGACACCTATACGCTTTATTTGAAAACACATAATTTTCATTGGAACGTTACAGGGCCGATGTTCCAAACACTGCACCTGATGTTTGAGACACAGTATACAGAGTTAGCCCTAGCAGTAGACTTAGTTGCGGAAAGAATCAGGGCGCTTGGTTATCCAGCACCAGGAACTTACAGCGAGTACGCCAAACTGAGTTCAATTCCCGAAACTTCAGGAGTTCCCAAAGCTAAGGAAATGATTCGTTTACTAGTGGAAGGACAAGAAGCTGTTGTGAGAACAGCACGTTCTATTTTTCCTGTGGTAGATGAAGTCAACGACGAACCTACCGCCGATTTACTCACTCAACGGATGCAGGTACATGAAAAAACTGCTTGGATGTTGAGAAGTTTACTGGAAGAATAA
- the grpE gene encoding nucleotide exchange factor GrpE has protein sequence MSDFTQKLQNLMQQANISNFKALSLQAGVSEYQVLRLRQGKLEQMRLDILLKLSKALQIPLSELLSAFLELDIEHSSAPNPQEIADLKKEYERSQLQLEQQREILQQQFQQSSLQLLEPLLLQWPTAAQKARENPELAAVKIVPLVEKPLEKLLQAWGIEAIAPVGAEIPYDPQLHQLKAGTAQPGETVKVTHIGYLQGEKLLYRATVSLVERS, from the coding sequence ATGTCTGATTTCACGCAAAAGTTGCAAAATTTAATGCAACAGGCAAATATTTCTAATTTCAAAGCCTTGAGTCTTCAGGCTGGCGTTTCCGAATATCAAGTATTACGCCTGCGCCAAGGCAAGCTAGAACAAATGCGTTTGGATATATTGCTGAAGCTATCAAAAGCGTTGCAAATACCCTTGAGTGAATTATTATCGGCTTTTCTAGAATTAGATATTGAACACTCATCAGCCCCCAACCCCCAAGAAATTGCAGATTTAAAAAAAGAGTACGAGCGATCGCAGCTACAACTAGAACAGCAGCGAGAAATATTACAGCAACAGTTCCAGCAGTCGAGTTTACAACTGCTGGAACCTTTGTTATTACAATGGCCGACAGCTGCCCAGAAGGCGCGAGAGAATCCCGAATTAGCGGCTGTGAAAATCGTGCCTTTAGTAGAAAAACCTTTAGAAAAATTATTACAGGCTTGGGGGATAGAGGCGATCGCACCTGTAGGAGCGGAAATACCCTATGATCCTCAATTGCACCAATTAAAAGCGGGAACAGCACAACCAGGCGAAACAGTGAAAGTAACGCACATTGGCTATCTTCAAGGTGAAAAACTGCTGTATCGAGCCACAGTTAGTTTAGTTGAAAGATCATAG
- a CDS encoding Uma2 family endonuclease, with amino-acid sequence MTLSTQVSFHPSLDEFLKLPETKPASEYIDGRIYQKPMPQGKHSILQTRLSSNINQVGEPQQKALALTELRCTFEGRSLVPDVAVFEWSRIPTDGNGEIANRFESYPDWIIEILSPDQSPNRVINKIIFCINQGTKLGWFIDPNDKSVMVFQPNRLPEVKYDTDILPVLDVLGNCQVNAADIFSWLKVK; translated from the coding sequence ATGACGTTATCAACTCAAGTATCTTTTCACCCGTCTTTGGATGAGTTTCTCAAATTACCAGAAACCAAACCAGCTAGTGAATATATCGATGGACGCATCTATCAAAAACCAATGCCCCAAGGAAAACATAGTATTCTTCAAACTCGTTTATCAAGCAATATTAATCAGGTAGGTGAACCTCAGCAAAAAGCTTTAGCATTAACCGAGTTACGCTGTACATTTGAGGGACGTTCCTTAGTTCCCGATGTTGCTGTGTTTGAGTGGTCACGTATCCCAACTGATGGAAATGGAGAGATTGCCAATAGGTTTGAAAGTTATCCAGATTGGATTATTGAGATTTTATCACCTGATCAATCGCCTAACCGAGTAATTAATAAGATTATTTTCTGTATTAACCAGGGAACAAAACTAGGTTGGTTTATTGACCCTAATGATAAATCTGTAATGGTATTTCAACCAAATAGACTACCAGAAGTGAAGTATGATACTGACATTTTGCCTGTCCTTGATGTATTAGGAAATTGTCAGGTAAACGCAGCAGATATTTTTAGTTGGTTGAAAGTTAAATAA
- a CDS encoding serine/threonine protein kinase, with product MAWVSGQQLQGGKYTIEQELGEGGFGITYRARDNYGRSVVIKTLNDQVQRHSDFAKFQQDFLNEAIKLAKCSHPHIVQIHEVINEDSLWCIVMQYIDGENLASRVENQGVLPEAEALRYIHQIGEALTVVHNNGLLHRDIKPQNIMLRSGKSEAVLIDFGIARQFSPNLTQKHTEYLSSGFAPIEQYEERAKRGAYTDVYALAATLYSLVTGEVPTMAPLRAIGTSLVEPKNISSHISDQVNQAILRGMEVKPENRPQSIQEWLALILLENNPANFPEMLGTWLGKFGSGQATLSITHQKEDYFDGTLIHKHFWNGTAKVAIEGNVNHETNIVEIKEIRIISGYWRLAENQGSLSSDGKTISGIGKDSQGSYKWALQRIV from the coding sequence ATGGCTTGGGTTTCAGGGCAGCAATTGCAAGGTGGTAAGTATACTATTGAACAAGAATTAGGCGAAGGCGGATTTGGTATAACTTATCGCGCTAGAGATAATTATGGACGCTCGGTTGTTATCAAAACTCTGAATGATCAAGTGCAACGCCATTCCGATTTTGCCAAGTTTCAGCAAGATTTTTTGAATGAAGCTATCAAGTTAGCTAAATGTAGTCACCCCCACATCGTCCAAATCCATGAGGTTATTAATGAGGATTCCTTGTGGTGCATTGTGATGCAATACATCGACGGGGAAAATTTAGCCAGTCGGGTTGAAAATCAAGGTGTTTTACCTGAAGCGGAAGCATTGCGTTACATTCATCAGATTGGTGAAGCGCTAACAGTAGTTCATAACAATGGATTGCTGCATCGGGATATCAAGCCACAGAATATCATGCTGCGTTCTGGTAAATCAGAAGCGGTGTTAATTGATTTTGGTATAGCTCGTCAATTTAGTCCAAATTTGACACAGAAACACACTGAATATTTGTCTTCTGGCTTTGCACCAATAGAGCAATACGAGGAAAGAGCAAAACGGGGTGCTTATACAGATGTTTATGCCTTGGCAGCAACATTATATTCTTTAGTAACAGGTGAAGTTCCTACAATGGCTCCACTCAGAGCTATTGGTACATCATTGGTAGAACCAAAAAATATCAGTTCTCATATTAGTGATCAAGTAAATCAAGCTATTCTCAGAGGAATGGAAGTTAAGCCTGAGAATCGTCCTCAGTCTATACAAGAATGGTTAGCGTTAATTTTATTGGAAAATAATCCAGCAAACTTTCCTGAAATGCTCGGTACTTGGCTAGGTAAGTTTGGTAGTGGACAAGCAACTCTATCAATTACTCACCAAAAAGAAGATTATTTTGATGGTACGTTAATACATAAACATTTTTGGAATGGAACAGCTAAGGTTGCTATAGAAGGAAATGTTAACCATGAAACTAATATAGTGGAGATAAAAGAGATTAGGATAATATCAGGATATTGGAGATTGGCAGAAAATCAAGGTAGTTTATCATCAGATGGTAAGACAATATCTGGTATAGGAAAAGATAGTCAAGGCTCATATAAATGGGCATTACAAAGGATAGTTTAA
- the typA gene encoding translational GTPase TypA — protein MTLPIRNVAIIAHVDHGKTTLVDALLKQSGIFREGEDVPDCVMDSNALERERGITILSKNTAVRYKETLINIVDTPGHADFGGEVERVLGMVDGCLLIVDANEGPMPQTRFVLKKALEKGLRPIVVINKIDRAKADPHVAVDKVLDLFLELGADEDQCDFTYLFASGMGGYAKESMEAEAVDMQPLFNAILQHVPPPVGDINKPLQLQVTTLDYSEYLGRIVIGRIHNGTIRAGQQAALVTENGSIVKGKITKLMGFEGLKRVEMEEATAGYIVAVAGFADAYIGETITDPTEPQALPLIKVDEPTLQMTFWVNDSPFAGQEGKLVTSRQVRDRLFRELETNVALRVEETDSPDKFLVSGRGELHLGILIETMRREGFEFQVSQPQVIYREINGQPCEPYELLVLDVPADAVGSCIERLGQRKGEMQDMQPGSGDRTQLEFVIPARGLIGFRGEFMRMTRGEGIMNHSFLDYRQLSGDIEARNKGVLISFEEGVSTFYAMKNAEDRGSFFITPGTKVYRGMIVGEHNRPQDLELNVCKTKQLTNHRAAGGDELVQLQAPIDMSLERALEYIGPDELVEVTPQSIRLRKMSKKLAKR, from the coding sequence ATGACGCTCCCAATTCGTAACGTCGCCATTATCGCCCACGTTGACCACGGCAAAACAACCCTGGTTGATGCTCTCCTCAAACAATCCGGCATTTTCCGCGAAGGCGAAGACGTTCCGGATTGCGTCATGGACTCTAACGCCTTGGAGCGAGAGCGGGGGATTACCATTTTGTCGAAAAATACAGCCGTTCGCTACAAAGAAACACTAATCAATATTGTTGATACTCCCGGACACGCCGATTTTGGTGGTGAAGTGGAACGGGTACTCGGCATGGTTGACGGATGTCTACTGATTGTTGATGCCAATGAAGGCCCCATGCCTCAGACAAGGTTTGTGTTGAAAAAAGCTTTGGAAAAAGGCTTGCGCCCCATCGTTGTTATCAACAAAATTGACCGCGCTAAGGCTGACCCCCACGTTGCAGTGGATAAGGTGCTGGATCTGTTCTTAGAATTAGGTGCAGACGAAGACCAGTGTGATTTTACCTATCTCTTTGCTTCTGGTATGGGCGGTTATGCCAAAGAAAGCATGGAAGCAGAGGCGGTAGATATGCAGCCCTTGTTTAATGCGATTCTGCAACACGTTCCACCACCAGTAGGCGACATCAACAAGCCCCTACAATTGCAAGTCACAACCCTAGATTATTCTGAATACTTGGGACGGATTGTCATTGGCAGAATTCACAACGGTACTATCCGCGCTGGTCAGCAAGCGGCTCTAGTCACAGAAAATGGCTCTATTGTCAAGGGCAAAATCACCAAGTTGATGGGATTTGAAGGGCTGAAGCGGGTAGAGATGGAAGAAGCAACCGCAGGCTATATTGTTGCGGTGGCTGGTTTCGCTGATGCTTACATTGGTGAAACAATTACTGATCCAACCGAACCCCAAGCTTTACCACTAATTAAGGTGGATGAGCCTACCTTACAAATGACCTTCTGGGTAAACGATTCACCCTTTGCTGGTCAAGAAGGTAAGTTGGTGACATCCAGACAAGTACGCGATCGCCTATTCCGCGAACTAGAAACCAACGTTGCTTTACGCGTTGAAGAAACCGACTCCCCCGACAAATTCCTAGTTTCCGGTCGTGGAGAACTGCACCTGGGTATCTTAATCGAAACCATGCGCCGAGAAGGTTTTGAGTTCCAAGTATCTCAGCCACAAGTAATTTACCGCGAAATCAACGGTCAACCTTGCGAACCTTATGAATTGTTGGTGTTAGACGTTCCTGCTGATGCTGTTGGTAGCTGTATCGAACGTTTGGGACAACGCAAAGGCGAAATGCAGGATATGCAGCCTGGAAGTGGCGATCGCACCCAGCTAGAGTTTGTCATTCCCGCCCGTGGTTTGATTGGTTTCCGTGGTGAATTCATGCGGATGACCCGTGGTGAAGGTATCATGAATCACAGCTTCTTAGATTACCGTCAACTCAGTGGTGATATTGAAGCCCGTAACAAAGGCGTTCTCATCTCCTTTGAAGAAGGCGTTTCTACCTTCTACGCCATGAAGAACGCAGAAGATAGAGGCTCATTCTTCATTACTCCTGGTACTAAAGTTTACCGAGGTATGATTGTCGGCGAACACAACCGTCCTCAAGACTTGGAATTGAATGTCTGCAAAACCAAGCAGTTAACCAACCACCGTGCGGCTGGTGGTGATGAATTGGTTCAGTTGCAAGCACCAATCGACATGAGTTTAGAGCGTGCGTTGGAGTACATCGGCCCCGATGAGTTGGTGGAAGTTACACCCCAATCTATTCGTCTACGGAAGATGTCGAAGAAATTGGCAAAACGGTAA